CCCTTGAGCATATGCATATGCCGCGTGATCTCATCCGCGCCATCCACGTACACCTCAAGCGCACCCGCTTCGTTCAGCGACATAACTTCAATACCATGCCCCTGCAAACGCTTTGCGGAAGCCTCAGAACTTGCCACGGCACCCCGGATTTTGTTCTTTATTTTGGCCAACTCATCAATAAAAAAATTGGCGGTTGAACCTGTTCCCACCCCCACAATACAATCGGCAGGCACATATTGAATAGCAGCCAGCGCTACCGCACGTTTTAAATCATCTTGATTCATCATTTTTTCCTCCCAAAGTTTCGTAATTATTGCAGGAAAATTCAATTTTGGGGAAAGTGATCGAATCAGTCGCTATATACATCACTCAGTCAGATCGCTGGTGGTAAGATTACGCATAAAATTTATAACCGTCGGGAGGAATGAACATGCCAGAACATTTGTCAGCAGCCGTAACGATTACCACCACCCCGTTCAGCGACCAAAAGCCCGGCACATCGGGATTAAGAAAGCGCGTTCCGGTCTTCCAGCAACCTCACTATCTGGAAAATTTCGTTCAGGCCATTTTCGACAGCATTTCACCACCTCAAGGCGCCACACTGGTATTAGGCGGCGACGGTCGCTATTACAACCGCGAAGCAATCCAGATTATCCTGAAAATGGCAGCGGCCAATGGCTTCGGTCGGGTACTGGTGGGTCAGGGCGGCATCCTGTCGACGCCTGCAGCCTCCTGTGTGATCCGAAAATATGCAACTTTCGGCGGCATTATTCTGTCGGCAAGTCACAATCCGGGCGGGCCGGATGGCGATTTCGGCATCAAATACAACACCGCCAACGGCGGGCCTGCGCCTGAAAAAATCACGGAAGCCATTTTTTCACTGAGCAAAACGATTATGCAGTACCGCATACTCGATGTGGCGGATGTCGCTCTCGATACCGTGGGCGAGTATGCCATCGGCAAGATGACCGTGTCGGTAATCAACCCGGTCGCCGACTATGCAGAGTTGATGGAATCCTTGTTCGATTTTGACGCGATTCGCACACTGATTGCCGGCGGCTTCCGCATCAAGTTCGATGCGATGCACGCGGTAAACGGCCCGTATGCACGCGAAATATTTTTAAATCGCTTAGGCGCACCGGTCGACAGCATCATGAACTGCGTTCCGCTGCCCGATTTCGGCAACGGCCACCCCGATCCGAACCTGACTTATGCACACGAACTGGTCGAAATCCTCTATGGTGAAAACGCGCCCGATTTCGGTGCCGCCTCCGATGGCGATGGCGACCGCAACATGATTTTGGGCCGTCACTTCTTCGTCAACCCATCCGACAGTCTGGCCATACTAACCGCGAACGCCAAACTTGCCCCAGGCTACCGTGAAGGTCTGGCAGGGGTTGCCCGCTCGATGCCGACCAGTGCAGCGGTAGATCGCGTAGCAGTCGAGTTGGGCATTCCGTGTTTTGAAACGCCCACCGGATGGAAGTTTTTCGGCAATCTGATGGATGCGGGCAAAGTCACCCTGTGCGGCGAAGAGAGCTTTGGCACCGGCTCGTCTCATATCCGTGAAAAGGACGGGCTGTGGGCCGTGCTGTTCTGGCTCAACGTCATCGCGGTGCGCCGCCAGTCAGTTGAAGAGATCACCCGCGCGCACTGGGCGCATTTCGGCCGCAATGTCTATTCCCGTCACGACTTCGAGGCAATTCCGTCTGATGCTGCCAACGGCGTGATGAAGCACCTCAAAGACGGTTTCGCGACCTTGCCCGGTCAAAAATTCGGCAGTTACACCGTGGACGTCTGCGACGACTTTAGCTATACCGACCCGGTCGATGGCAGCATCAGCACGGGGCAAGGCTTGCGCATCCTGTTCACCGACGGTTCCCGTATCGTTTTCCGGCTATCCGGTACCGGCACAGAGGGCGCTACCGTGCGAATTTATCTGGAAGCATACGACCCGGATGTCGCCCGCCACCACTTGGACGCTCAGGTCGCACTGTCCGAGCTGATCGGCATTGCAGGTGATTTGTCTCAGCTAGTCGCCAGAACCGGACGCGTACAACCGACGGTGATTACCTAAGGTTGGGTGTTAAATAAAAGCGGGGAGGGGCGCGGAAAATCGTGGTCGGCCCCGACTTTCTAATGTTGGAATGTTAGACCTGACCCTAGATTCCTAGGAAGGGGTATAACAACTTAAAATAACTACGAATGAATTTAAACAAGGGGAGTCCAATGGCACTTATTGATTGCACGGAATGTGGGAATAAAATTTCTGATTTGGCTTCATCCTGCCCAAGCTGCGGCGCACCATTGAAGTCTAACCAGCTGATTGATACCGCACAAAATATGCAAAATGTTGTTGAGTTGAGAAAAAATCGTTCATTAGCCATTGTTCTGGCTTTGTTTCTAGGTGGATTTGGTGCGCATAAATTTTATTTAAACCAACCAGGCTGGGGAATTGCTTACCTATTTTTTTGCTGGACATTCATTCCTGCAATATTTAGCATAGTTGAGGCAATGATATGGCTCACTAAAACAGATGATGAATTCTTTAGAACTGTGGGATAACAATAATCCTGCATGGTGATAGGTATATGTATATATGAATGATCCAAAAATTGAGCCGAAATCTGTGCCACTACAGTGGCATAATTTTTTGTATTGTTCTGTATTATTACCGTGGGAAACGGAACTGAAGTTTAGGAAAAAATTTCCGAGATTTGATTGTCGCAATCCACTTTTTGACATTAGCTTAATTAGGTTTAATCATACTGGTGAGGTTAAGCAGGCTTGGGAAGGACAGAGAAGTAACAGGCAGAAGTATGGCAGTTTGACTTTCCATAGCAATAATGGCGCAGCGTTAAAAGACCTTCTGAAGTTACTTCGAAATTGTTCCGCGCACGGTCATTACGCCAAGCATTCAAAAAATGGGTGGATATTTTTTAAGCATGAGTATCAAGGTAAACTTACATTATTCGGTCAAGTTAGATTCTCAAATCTGAAGAAATTAATTGAACATATTGTGAAGCACCATGACTGATTGAAGCGGTCATGGGGTCAGGTCTAACATCCAACACTTTTGATAACGACAGACCGCGTAGGGCGGAACGCTTGCGGTTCCGCCGAATGGAATCGTGGCGGAACGCCCCGGTTTTCATAGGATCATAGGGCCGGGTCTAACATTCCAACAATCTTGATAACGTCAGACAGCGCGGGTTGGAACGCTTGCGGTTCCTCCGAATAGAATAGAATCGAACACCCCGGCATTCGCTCTACATAGGCTCAAGCGCGTGGGCAGATGCACCCACACCGCCTTTATGATGGAGTGTTATTTCTCTCGAATTTTGTTTGCGCCTACCGTCATCACATAAGCTGCCGGCGGCAGAAATGCCGCCAGTAGCTTATGGCTGCTGATCTTGCCGCTCAAACTTGGTTTTGGCGGCCACCAGCATGCGCATCGTCGATTCACCCTGCGTATGACTCTCCGCTAACGACACATAAGCATTGCGCCGCTCGAAGGCTTTTAATTCGTGCGCGGCGCGCGCGGCGATAATCCCATACAGCACCGAACTCTCCCCGTGCTTAATCGCGCGTGCGGCCGCCTTTTCAGCTTCGGCGTAACGTCCTTCAAAAAAGGCTCTCAGCGCGACATCGAGTAACTTGCGCGCATTGTTTTTCGCGCGATCTGAACGGATTTTCTGCACGACCCCAGGCAATTGCGAGGTTGCCAGCAGTAAATGAATCAGCCAGTAACCGAATCCAAATACCAGCACAAACAACACCACAAAAAGTTTTAGCGATAATTCGATCCGATAAGGCGGATACACCAGCAACACGTAAGCCGTATTTTGCAAAAGCGTACCTAGTGCAACCGCAGCCGAAAACAGCACGAGAATCGAAATCAGATATTTCATTTCGCCGCCTTTTGCGGACGCAGGTTTTCTGCCGCCTTGTCATGACTTAAACGATAGGTACGCACCGCCTGCAAACTCCCCCCGATGTCGGGCAGTTCGATCTCAATACTGGCAGCCGCCAACTCGCCCAATTCACTCAGCATATGTAAGCCTTCTGCCGATTTCACATCAAAATAGCGCCGCGTCCAAAGCTGCGCCGTTTTAAGTTCCTGACTGAAGCTGTCTTCGTCGCGCGACAACAGCGCCAACCGTGCCGACACCAGACGCATTTTTAGATTTTCGCGCAGGAAAAATTCCTGTTTAGGCGGCAACAAAACAATCTGCGTGAGACCGGTATTTTCAATCCTGACGAGCTGCTTAACCTCCAGCCAGACTGCATTCAGCATCTTTTGCCATACCGCCTCATCAGCCACAGGCGAGACGATTTTGGCTGATGCATTTTCGGTCGGACGATGCCTATCAACTAGCGGAATGGCATCGACGGATGACAACAACCTGTTGATTTTAAGATTAATACCTGCCACATCGACACGGGGCAGCGCGCGCAACTTATCAATATCCTGTCCGATCGACTTGCGCAATCCGTTTAAAGCAGGACGCTCCATGCGTTGTAAACGCGCATCGGCGCTTTCCATCGCGATCAGGGCCGCTTTGACGTTCCCTGACAATTGCAATTGCTGCCCTGCAATCAGCAGCAACTGTTCGACGT
Above is a window of Gallionella capsiferriformans ES-2 DNA encoding:
- a CDS encoding alpha-D-glucose phosphate-specific phosphoglucomutase, with protein sequence MPEHLSAAVTITTTPFSDQKPGTSGLRKRVPVFQQPHYLENFVQAIFDSISPPQGATLVLGGDGRYYNREAIQIILKMAAANGFGRVLVGQGGILSTPAASCVIRKYATFGGIILSASHNPGGPDGDFGIKYNTANGGPAPEKITEAIFSLSKTIMQYRILDVADVALDTVGEYAIGKMTVSVINPVADYAELMESLFDFDAIRTLIAGGFRIKFDAMHAVNGPYAREIFLNRLGAPVDSIMNCVPLPDFGNGHPDPNLTYAHELVEILYGENAPDFGAASDGDGDRNMILGRHFFVNPSDSLAILTANAKLAPGYREGLAGVARSMPTSAAVDRVAVELGIPCFETPTGWKFFGNLMDAGKVTLCGEESFGTGSSHIREKDGLWAVLFWLNVIAVRRQSVEEITRAHWAHFGRNVYSRHDFEAIPSDAANGVMKHLKDGFATLPGQKFGSYTVDVCDDFSYTDPVDGSISTGQGLRILFTDGSRIVFRLSGTGTEGATVRIYLEAYDPDVARHHLDAQVALSELIGIAGDLSQLVARTGRVQPTVIT
- a CDS encoding TM2 domain-containing protein, producing the protein MALIDCTECGNKISDLASSCPSCGAPLKSNQLIDTAQNMQNVVELRKNRSLAIVLALFLGGFGAHKFYLNQPGWGIAYLFFCWTFIPAIFSIVEAMIWLTKTDDEFFRTVG
- a CDS encoding heme biosynthesis HemY N-terminal domain-containing protein, with the protein product MKYLISILVLFSAAVALGTLLQNTAYVLLVYPPYRIELSLKLFVVLFVLVFGFGYWLIHLLLATSQLPGVVQKIRSDRAKNNARKLLDVALRAFFEGRYAEAEKAAARAIKHGESSVLYGIIAARAAHELKAFERRNAYVSLAESHTQGESTMRMLVAAKTKFERQDQQP
- a CDS encoding uroporphyrinogen-III C-methyltransferase, whose amino-acid sequence is MSEKMLQGSSEVERDAALKSRFSVADLFAKISITQLTLVLLVAIFLWQWLDGHRAIAEMREELAKKIAEMDGAAQANAILIAKNQDEVREMSVKVTTLEAYYTQAQNQRAALETLYNNFSISRDETALADVEQLLLIAGQQLQLSGNVKAALIAMESADARLQRMERPALNGLRKSIGQDIDKLRALPRVDVAGINLKINRLLSSVDAIPLVDRHRPTENASAKIVSPVADEAVWQKMLNAVWLEVKQLVRIENTGLTQIVLLPPKQEFFLRENLKMRLVSARLALLSRDEDSFSQELKTAQLWTRRYFDVKSAEGLHMLSELGELAAASIEIELPDIGGSLQAVRTYRLSHDKAAENLRPQKAAK